A single genomic interval of Asinibacterium sp. OR53 harbors:
- the prmC gene encoding peptide chain release factor N(5)-glutamine methyltransferase: MTFQSAQQQLLAILAPIYDAREANAIAHMIMEHLTGKTKIERLLEPASVLTAKEESLLQSYIDQLSRHRPVQYVLGEAWFAGMQFHVNEHVLIPRPETEELVTWIIDEAVQDAQQILDIGTGSGCIPITLKKSLPAASITSIDIDPNALQVAHDNATTLQADIQLIELDFLNESLWHKLPGDYDTIVSNPPYIKAMESNTMAKHVLDYEPARALFVPDDDALVFYRKIAAFASTHLNKAGSIYMEINEALGKEVKQLFGATGYHVTIKQDLQGKDRMIKASKAYYLPPSQA; this comes from the coding sequence ATGACGTTCCAATCGGCCCAACAGCAATTACTGGCAATACTGGCTCCCATATACGATGCACGCGAAGCAAATGCTATTGCTCACATGATCATGGAGCACCTGACCGGTAAAACAAAAATAGAACGCCTGCTGGAGCCTGCATCTGTATTGACTGCAAAAGAAGAATCCTTGTTGCAATCATATATAGATCAATTATCCCGGCATCGTCCTGTTCAGTATGTATTGGGTGAAGCATGGTTTGCCGGTATGCAATTTCATGTCAATGAACATGTGCTGATTCCCCGGCCTGAAACAGAAGAACTCGTTACATGGATCATAGATGAAGCGGTACAGGATGCTCAACAAATACTGGATATTGGTACCGGTAGCGGATGCATTCCCATAACATTGAAAAAAAGTTTGCCTGCTGCGTCTATCACATCAATTGATATAGACCCCAATGCATTGCAGGTGGCGCATGATAATGCAACTACGCTGCAAGCAGATATTCAATTGATTGAACTGGATTTTTTAAATGAATCTCTTTGGCACAAATTACCTGGCGATTACGATACCATTGTCAGCAACCCACCATATATAAAAGCGATGGAATCAAATACCATGGCAAAGCATGTGCTGGACTATGAGCCTGCACGCGCGCTTTTTGTGCCCGACGATGATGCGCTTGTTTTCTACCGGAAAATAGCAGCTTTCGCATCAACCCATCTGAACAAGGCCGGCAGCATTTATATGGAAATCAATGAAGCGCTGGGAAAAGAAGTAAAACAACTCTTCGGGGCAACAGGATATCATGTAACAATAAAGCAAGATTTACAGGGAAAGGATCGTATGATCAAGGCTTCGAAGGCGTATTATCTACCGCCATCACAGGCGTAG
- a CDS encoding biopolymer transporter ExbD, protein MNIRKRFRTHPEVHTGALNDILFILLLFFLIVSTLANPNVIKVSNPKAKSDTRAKQTVVVTVDKDQQIYLGSQKITFDQLEPELKNFLTKETEKPSVVINGDSTSHLGTAIRVMQVIKKLGATPVMAVDNTPSKP, encoded by the coding sequence ATGAATATCAGGAAACGATTCAGAACACACCCGGAAGTACATACAGGCGCATTGAATGATATCCTGTTCATACTCCTGTTGTTCTTCCTCATTGTTTCCACACTGGCCAATCCTAATGTGATCAAGGTCTCCAACCCTAAAGCCAAAAGCGATACCCGCGCCAAACAAACGGTGGTGGTAACGGTTGATAAGGACCAGCAGATATACCTTGGTTCACAGAAAATAACTTTTGATCAACTGGAGCCTGAACTGAAAAACTTCCTCACTAAAGAAACAGAAAAACCTTCGGTGGTGATCAATGGTGACAGCACTTCCCATCTTGGTACAGCCATCCGGGTAATGCAAGTGATCAAGAAACTGGGCGCTACGCCTGTGATGGCGGTAGATAATACGCCTTCGAAGCCTTGA
- a CDS encoding MotA/TolQ/ExbB proton channel family protein: MFYFLQTDTLQKVAAAAVPAAPEKISMWSLLEKGGWIMYPLYLLLVIAIFVFVERLLAIRRASRIEGNFMSIIRDNIMTGNVAAARNLARNTNNPVARMIDKGIQRIGKPIDAIEKSMENVGKLEMYNMERNLNILSLVAGIAPMFGFLGTIVGMVQLFYGIASTGEYTLNTIAGGIYTKMITSATGLIIGLIAYVGHNYLSTQIDKTANKMEASSAEFIDILQEPTR; this comes from the coding sequence ATGTTCTATTTTCTGCAGACCGATACCCTCCAGAAGGTTGCTGCTGCAGCCGTTCCCGCTGCACCGGAAAAAATATCCATGTGGAGCCTTCTCGAAAAGGGCGGTTGGATCATGTATCCCCTCTACCTGCTGCTGGTCATAGCCATTTTTGTATTTGTGGAAAGACTGTTGGCCATCCGCCGCGCCTCCCGCATTGAAGGCAATTTCATGAGCATCATTCGTGACAACATCATGACGGGTAATGTAGCGGCAGCCAGGAACCTGGCAAGGAATACCAATAACCCGGTTGCCCGTATGATAGACAAAGGCATACAGCGTATTGGTAAACCCATCGATGCCATTGAAAAAAGCATGGAGAATGTGGGCAAACTGGAAATGTACAATATGGAACGCAACCTGAACATCCTTTCACTGGTGGCAGGTATCGCGCCTATGTTCGGGTTTCTCGGAACCATTGTGGGTATGGTGCAGTTGTTCTATGGCATTGCTTCAACAGGTGAATATACCTTGAATACCATCGCAGGAGGTATCTATACCAAGATGATCACTTCGGCAACGGGTCTGATCATCGGACTGATCGCTTATGTAGGACATAACTATCTCAGTACACAGATCGATAAAACCGCCAACAAAATGGAGGCATCAAGTGCGGAATTCATTGACATACTGCAGGAGCCTACCAGGTAA
- the ribD gene encoding bifunctional diaminohydroxyphosphoribosylaminopyrimidine deaminase/5-amino-6-(5-phosphoribosylamino)uracil reductase RibD — protein sequence MMNQDERYMQRCVELARLGAGAVAPNPMVGAVLVYRDRIIGEGWHRQYGQAHAEVNCINSVAAIDQPHIRQASLYVSLEPCAHYGKTPPCSDLIIEKQIPRVVIGCRDPFKEVDGRGIEKLKQAGITVEVGVLENACKTVNKRFFTFHTTGRPYVILKWAQTADHKMAANNGERLLISNAYSNRLVHRWRSEEAAILVGTRTAMLDNPSLDNRLWSGKSPVRMVIDRNLSLPSLLKLFNGEQTTIVFNNSKEERHNKLWYHRLDFEAPVVPQLLKACHHLQLQSILVEGGNHLLQQFIDEALWDEARVITNRQLNIGNGLPSPLLTNADMQLEEQWETDHITYYTPGLLH from the coding sequence ATGATGAACCAGGACGAACGATATATGCAGCGTTGCGTGGAACTGGCCCGGTTGGGCGCAGGGGCCGTTGCGCCCAACCCCATGGTAGGTGCGGTACTGGTGTACCGGGATCGGATCATTGGGGAAGGCTGGCACCGTCAATACGGACAAGCACATGCCGAAGTGAACTGCATCAATAGCGTTGCTGCTATTGACCAGCCACACATCAGGCAAGCCAGTTTGTATGTTTCCCTGGAGCCCTGTGCCCATTATGGTAAAACACCTCCTTGCAGCGACCTGATCATCGAAAAGCAAATACCCCGCGTAGTGATAGGGTGCAGGGATCCTTTTAAAGAAGTAGACGGCAGGGGAATTGAAAAACTAAAACAGGCAGGCATTACTGTTGAAGTGGGTGTATTGGAAAACGCCTGTAAAACAGTGAACAAACGTTTTTTCACTTTTCATACAACCGGCCGGCCTTATGTGATACTCAAATGGGCGCAGACGGCAGATCATAAAATGGCCGCTAATAACGGGGAACGCCTGCTGATCAGTAATGCGTATTCCAACAGGCTCGTGCATCGTTGGCGCAGCGAAGAAGCAGCCATACTGGTGGGTACCCGTACAGCTATGCTCGATAACCCATCGCTCGATAACCGTTTGTGGAGCGGGAAAAGCCCTGTGCGAATGGTCATTGACCGGAACCTTTCGCTGCCATCGTTGCTGAAATTATTCAACGGGGAACAAACAACTATTGTATTCAATAACAGCAAAGAGGAACGGCATAACAAGTTATGGTACCACCGGCTGGATTTTGAAGCGCCTGTTGTGCCGCAACTGCTCAAAGCCTGTCACCACCTGCAACTGCAAAGTATATTGGTAGAGGGAGGAAATCATTTGTTGCAGCAGTTTATTGACGAAGCATTGTGGGATGAAGCGCGCGTGATAACGAACCGGCAGTTGAACATCGGCAATGGTTTGCCATCGCCACTCCTTACCAATGCAGATATGCAACTGGAAGAACAATGGGAAACCGATCATATCACTTATTATACACCCGGTCTTTTGCATTAA